In the genome of Brachypodium distachyon strain Bd21 chromosome 3, Brachypodium_distachyon_v3.0, whole genome shotgun sequence, the window GTGAACTAGTCATGGTTTTAGAGGTGCCAACTGGGGTTTATCCCAACTCTGCTTGGTGCtcatataaatattttaagCAATCCCAAATCATACTCCTCTATCCTCATGTAAGTATTTTATGCAATCCCAAATAATACTCCTCAATCATCATATGAGTATTTTATGCAATCCCCGCAAAAGAAGAGTATTACCCTGACTCCGTCTATGTCTTTACCCTTTGACTCGTCGTGCTTTGGAAAATTCCTTATTGTTATCTACTGAAAGACGCGGTTTGAAACTGTTTCCGTGGTTACATAACATGCGTATTATAAGTTTCGTTAAGATGAGTCTTTAACCGAGTATATTCATACATGGTTTATATGATACAAATCACAATTATCAGCAAGTAGTTTCGAAAAATGAATGTTTAAAATGTATACTATGAATTTTGGTCAAGATTTTGTCTTAACGAACTTGAGTACACCATATACTATGAACCAGGGGGTGACACACGAGACTACTTCATTtttacatactccctccgtccaacaaaagatgtctcaagtttgtcaaaatttggatgtatccaaacatgacttagtatataaatgcattcaaatttagtcaaagttgagacatcggGAGTACCATTTTTGTCATGCAAAAAAGATCATTTTTGGGGACCATCGAAATCCTTACATTCGATTTGACATAGTTGTGACAGTTTTATATGCCGTCTACTCTTATCAGCGCTTGATATGTATGAAGTGCAAAACTAACTAGATATCTCCAAGATTGAAACAACTACGATGTTGACTGGCatttatgcaaaaaaaaaagattttatGTCGTTGACATATGGTTCTGGCCGGCTGGCCCCCCACATGTCCAATGACACAGGGGTTGACATTCATCTCTCGGTTATTATTGTGCAAGAAGAAGGTTGTGAACTGAAATGAGTTCCTTACCGAGGAGCTTGACGAGATTGCGGTGCCGAAGGAGGTTGATGATGCTAAGCTCAGCAAGGAAGTCCTCCTGCCCCTTGGTGTTGGCTCCGGAGAACTGCTTCACGGCCACCTGCACGCTCTGGCCATTTTCTCCGAGCACGGTGGCGCGGTACACCACACCATACCCTCCCTGCCCCAGCTTCATCTTCTCGTCGAAGTTGTTGGTCCCTTTCCTCAGCTCCTTGTACTCGAACTCCTTGGGCACCCCAGGGATGCTCCTGAAATCAAAGGTGTTCTTACGGAACACCGAGCTCGGGTCGTCCCGGATCTTCCTCCGCCTTTTCACGACGTACAGCCCGGCCAACAGCACGAATGCCAGGGCAACGGCGGACGGCACGCCGACGACCAACCCGAGCTTCCAGCCGGTCAAAACCGGCTTACTGGttttgccgccgccgtcgtcggggAGAACCTCGACCGTCATGTTCCACATGAGCACGCAGTTGAGCTGGTACTGCACGCCCGTGGACGCCGAGAAGCCGAAGAAGGCCTTTTTCCCGAGGAGCACCGCCGAGAGGTCCAGCGGCGCGTCGAGCACGGCGGTCCCCGGCCTGCTCCCGTTCTTGGCCATGTACACCCACACGTGCCGCGACGTGCCGTTGTACTCGACCCAGACCATGTAGTTGCCGTCGTCGACCTTGATGTCATTGGGCGCGAGATGGATACCGAAGGGCGTGAGCGAGGCGGCGTGCCTGGAGGACCGGACGCCGTTCACGTCGATGCCGACGTGGTTGTCGTCCGGGTCGTAGGGCTGCTTCACGGCGTCCAGCTCCACGGCCGCGAACCCGTTGGTGGCGTTGCCATCGGTGGACGCGTTGGTGAGGCCCAGGTACCCTCCGTGGCTGCCCGGGGGCGGCACGACGTCGCCGGTCGACGCGACGACGAAGGCGAGCCCTTCTCCCTTGGAGGTCTCGTTGACCCGGTAGAGGTTGACCTTGAAGACGGTGGAGAAGGaggcgacgcggcggccgtcggcggaGGCGTTGGAGGCGTCGGCGGCCCAGAGCACGTAGGGCGTGGCGAAGAGGACGCGGCCCGTGTGGTTGACGAGGAACTTCTCCGGGTTGTTGCTGCTGTCGGGGGTGATCTGCAGCGCGTTCTGGCTCACGGTGGAGTTGGGGGAGAAGGTCAGGTTGTTTgggagctgcagcagcgaCTTGTCGAAGCTGGGGAAGGAGAACGTGCGGAACTCCTTGCCGTCGACGCCGGTGCTCGTGAAGGCGGTGGACTGGGCGCGGGCCGGAGGGAGGAATGAGCAGGCGGAGATGAACgagagcagcaggaggaggagcgcgaggctgctgctgctggtggc includes:
- the LOC100832042 gene encoding probable L-type lectin-domain containing receptor kinase S.5 — translated: MEPAFRRQRATSSSSLALLLLLLSFISACSFLPPARAQSTAFTSTGVDGKEFRTFSFPSFDKSLLQLPNNLTFSPNSTVSQNALQITPDSSNNPEKFLVNHTGRVLFATPYVLWAADASNASADGRRVASFSTVFKVNLYRVNETSKGEGLAFVVASTGDVVPPPGSHGGYLGLTNASTDGNATNGFAAVELDAVKQPYDPDDNHVGIDVNGVRSSRHAASLTPFGIHLAPNDIKVDDGNYMVWVEYNGTSRHVWVYMAKNGSRPGTAVLDAPLDLSAVLLGKKAFFGFSASTGVQYQLNCVLMWNMTVEVLPDDGGGKTSKPVLTGWKLGLVVGVPSAVALAFVLLAGLYVVKRRRKIRDDPSSVFRKNTFDFRSIPGVPKEFEYKELRKGTNNFDEKMKLGQGGYGVVYRATVLGENGQSVQVAVKQFSGANTKGQEDFLAELSIINLLRHRNLVKLLGWCHQNGVLLLVYDFMPNGSLDRHLFGGPESPVLTWEQRYNVVSGVASALNYLHHEYDARVIHRDIKPSNIMLDAAFNARLGDFGLARALESDKTSYTDKIGVPGTLGYIAPECFHTGRATRESDLFGFGAVILEVVSGRRVTCSNQAGCSQLLEAVWKLHGAGPGRILDAVDPRLGGAFDEGDAERLLLLGLACSHPNPGERPRARAVVQILARSAPPPDVPTEKPAFMWPALPVAIEDEDDVGLPTSGNSTAVTTNSSSSYYASSSGWTQHYQVTTREHDVTDRDNPTV